A window of the Microplitis mediator isolate UGA2020A chromosome 5, iyMicMedi2.1, whole genome shotgun sequence genome harbors these coding sequences:
- the LOC130669175 gene encoding 5'-AMP-activated protein kinase subunit beta-1: protein MGNASSNQPGHHHGSAITKDTHRQSKDHPPPSPGRDGQAFTFSKKPNKKLVFQTSNEEEEPYLSKEDDEDPGRPRSNTISEGSKIVVQSPDPPKSLPTVFKWEGGGKEVYIGGSFTQWRKIPMVNSHGDFVTIIDLPLGDHEYKFYVDGEWKCDPTIQNVDNEGKKNNLVTVRKSDFEVFQALAKDSEGGSSSIQTEFCQEVPAQKPWDRVPGPPVLPPHLLQVILNKDTPLSCEPTLLPEPNHVMLNHLYALSIKESVMVLSATHRYRKKYVTTLLYKPI, encoded by the exons ATGGGTAATGCCAGTAGTAATCAGCCAGGTCATCACCATGGCAGTGCAATAACTAAGGACACACATCGACAGAGTAAAGACCATCCGCCCCCTTCGCCTGGTAGAGATGGTCAAGCATTTACATTCTCGAAAAaaccaaacaaaaaattagttttccAAACTTCTAACGAGGAGGAAGAGCCATATTTATCAAAG GAAGACGATGAAGATCCAGGACGGCCAAGATCAAATACTATCTCCGAAGGCAGTAAAATAGTCGTACAGTCACCGGATCCACCAAAATCCCTACCAACTGTATTTAAATGGGAAGGTGGTGGCAAGGAAGTCTACATCGGCGGTTCATTTACACAGTGGAGGAAAATCCCGATGGTCAACAGTCATGGAGATTTTGTTACGATCATTGATTTACCTCTTGGAGATCATGAGTATAAATTTTACGTCGATGGTGAATGGAAATGTGATCCTACTATC caaaatgttgataatgaaggaaagaaaaataatcttGTTACTGTAAGAAAGTCAGACTTTGAAGTATTCCAAGCTCTTGCTAAAGACAGTGAAGGAGGTTCAAGTAGCATACAAACGGAATTTTGTCAAGAAGTTCCGGCACAGAAACCTTGGGACAGAGTACCTGGACCACCAGTTTTGCCGCCTCATTTACTCCaagtcattttaaataaagacacACCACTATCG TGTGAACCAACACTCTTGCCAGAACCAAATCACGTAATGCTAAATCATCTTTATGCTCTGAGCATAAAAGAAAGCGTAATGGTATTGTCAGCAACTCATCGTTATCGTAAAAAATACGTCACAACTCTGCTGTACAAGccgatataa